DNA from Bos indicus isolate NIAB-ARS_2022 breed Sahiwal x Tharparkar chromosome 15, NIAB-ARS_B.indTharparkar_mat_pri_1.0, whole genome shotgun sequence:
TGAACAGCTCCCAGTCCTTCAGCTGCCCTTTGGGGCACGTCTTTCTGCCTTTCTTGTAGTATGATGGCTTCCGGAACACCAGAAGCATGTGCAGGAGGATCCGTGGGTCCTTTTAGAGAACCCACTTTATTTTCCTCTGGTctgggtgcccttgccttctttTTGAGAGACCAGTTTTTCAAACTGGCTACACCACTCTTCAACCATGTGCTGGGGTGAAGAGTTACAGAATGCATGTGTGAATGCCACTCTACGCTGTCCTTTTTTGTATAGGCCAGGCGGCCGCTGGCCTGCCCTGATGAGGGACCAGGAATTCCAGAAATGAGGCCAGAACTGCTAAAGTCAGAAGAAAGCTCTGcctgttttctttgaaaagtacAATCTATTGGAGAGGATGTTTCAGTGGGTGTAAACACAGAGTGTTCAGAAATCTGAGAAAAAGCACTATCTTGGGAGCTCACTGATGAACCAGATGGGGAAGTGCCTGGGGAGGACAAGCTGGAATAGCTAGTCCTTGAGCAAAGGTTTAAACTTGGGGGTAAAACCTTCTCCACGTTTTGGTTTGTGGCACTACTCTTGCCCACCTCAATCCCCATGACCAAACTCTGATTAATAAGCTTTTGGCCCTCCATTTGTAAAGACTTGTGCCGCTTGAGATAATCTTCCTCTCCATGCAAGAGACTGGCTTCGTAGCTGGCTTTCTGCTGCTTCTTTGGATAAATCCCCCTGAGATAGGTCAGTCTGCAGTGCTGGTCATCAATGCTGGGCTCTGAGCAGCGCCGTTGCCTCCTTGAACTCTTGAGGGTGTCTGCAGTGTGTGGCGGGGAGTATTCGGATGCATCCATGTCAAAGGGCTGGCTCCTGGGATGATCACAGGAGGACATGTGACTGTACGATGCCACGGAAATGGCTACTGGCTTGGATTTAGGAAAAAGTTTTACATGACTTCCTTCATTATCAGACAAACTTTTCTTCTTAACATTTTTACTAGCGGCATTTTTCTTGCTATCAATGCCTGTGACtaaactctttttaaaacatgtctTACCCACTTCCTGAAGGGGTTGATTCTGATTCAGATGGCTCTCATCTTTTTTTGAGAGAATGGCATCACAGCTGGACTTGCGTAGCTTTTTCTGATAAAACTCCCTGAGATAGGAAAGCTTTGAATCGAGATAGTCGATGCTGGGCTCCGAGCAGCGGCGGTGTCGCCTCAGGCCTTTTGGAGCATCTGCGGCAGCTGTGGACAGGCGGCTGGGTGTGCTCGCGCCAGAGGCGGCCTGGGCGCGTGGGACCTTGGTGTACACTGCAGTGTCCACTGGCTTGGACTCAAGGGGCTGTCCCATTTGAATGTCTTCATCTTTAGAATGGCctaagtcaaagtcactcagggTTAAAAGGCCTTCCACCTCAGGCTGGTCAAGGTCATAGTCACTGAGGGTTAACACGGAGTCCATGCTTCTGCTACCCTGACCAAGTTTCTTTACCAAGTCACGACATGGGGCGTCAACATCGTCATTCAGCTCATTTTCCAAGCTGTCATAGGAGGAGTCATTCAGCTGGAAGCAAGAGATATCTGTAGAAAAAGCGAACCatgattaacatttttaatgaacACAAATGCATGCTgccttaaaaataagaaaaaaaacctaACTATGATGATATTTggtgtaattctgtttttaaatatagattGTTCAAATTTTCActctaaggaaagaaagaatcttTCATAATCTCCCCAGATGTAagtgcaaaattaaaaataaactgttgAGGTATACGAGATTTACCTCAGTTCCTGAAGAAATAGGCTTTCTTTAAGATTTCCTCAATGAGAAGATGGTCATAATACCaagaaacagttaaaaatataaagaaattaatgCCAGATATATCCAGGTTTGGATTAAGATTCTGTCTTTTAAATGGATCTGCTGGTGTATACACATAATTAACTCTAATCTCAAGAGAAACCATTTACCAGCCCTATCAATTTCTCTTTGACAAAGTTCTTTACTATATATTACTTTATCTTTACTACAATCACAACAGTTAGATATGATGGTTATCCATATTTGTAGATGAAAATATTGATGTTCAGTGGCATCGAAGAATTGGCCAAAGACAACATAACTAGTAATTGGTGTTATAAGAATTCATAATTTGGAATATTGAGCGTCTTTACTCCCCACACACCCCAGCCTGCCCCGTGATGTTActtgtttttaatgtgtttagCAGTTCGCGAGAATTCTGAGAAGCCTCAGGGACCTCTAAGAGGGAGGCGAGGAGAAAAAACAGGGCTGTCTCTATTGCCTCTGGGCcttctcctccagtttcaaccaGAGCAGTTGTGTTATACATATTGGGGCTCCctgtaaagtttatttttaaaaaggttaaaaacatCATACTATATAATGCTGCCACTAACAATCTGGGACCTTGTCTTATACACTTCTTAACCCTACCACAGTGTTAACATACCCTGACCTTCTAAGGAAGGAGCAGAATCCTAGACCTATTGACCGAGGTGAGAGGCCTTCTTCACCTGAGCTGCTGTGGGCTCCAGGATAACCACTGTCCCAGCTGATTTTCACAGACGTGTGTCTGTTTCCCACAAAAAACAATCCAGTTATTCACAATACCTGAGGCATTCTCTCTGGTATCACATCTCACTGAAACCTCTCCCAAGAGGGAAGTGATTTCTTCTCCAAATATCCGACAGCAGTTTTCAATAAGAAACTGTATAAGCAGAGAAACCTGTACAAAAAACGGACAAAAATGAGCTGCAAACTTCTCATACAGCCTGTCTGTAAATCACATTTCATATATGAATCCTAATTCTAACaaaaaatgccaaagaatcccGAGAAAAATTCAGGTTTGCTTTACAATACAGTTTCCCCTACAAAACTATGATACTTTCAAGAGTAGTTTGAGTATAGACATTAATTTTAATCAGTAGACTAGTTATTACTTGTGGCCTTGGCTTAATACTAACATTTTTATACCAACTGTCTTGTCTTTAAAATTGGAGTAATTTTCAGTATTCTCTATAGGGCACTTGGGGTGAGGAAACACACTTTCTCATTAAAATTCATGAAGTGTCATTAAATGAAgacttataaaatgtatttcttatgcAAAAGGCAGGTGTCATGAGTTGGGAAGTTGGTACGTATCTACCTCTGTGGTTCTCTGTGAGGAGGACAGACAGCTGGAGAAAAAACTTGCACTTTGCTGACTAGTCTCTTCctatgcatttctttctcttagcCCTGCCAACTGGAGGTGCTTCGGGAAGAGGTAAGATTTTACTAGGGAGCTTTGTGTCTCCATGAGATATACAGAAACCTTTACATAGCTTTTTTTTGCCCCAATAGCTGAAGCAAAGCCCCAACTCCTGTACTTATAATCAGGCAATACAGGAGTGTGTGATTTCAAGTAACTATTAGGTTGGgccaaaagtaattgtggttttgcactGTTGAACTCTGCTGTTTGatgttggaatacattcttaaataaatgtggttgtggtatacatcattttaatgtgaaatttttgctttatgtttttggcAAATGACACtactttctgtgtattttatatctattttagactatggaaatgaagttagacaaaaagcaactttgagcaattttcttatttgagttcaaaatgggtcataaagcaggaGAGACAACTTACAACATCAACAGTGTATTTGGCCCAGAAACTGCTAATAAATAGTGCAGTGCTATTTgtttttgcaaaggagacaagagccttgcaGATGAGGGGCTTACTGGCCAGCCACCAGAAGTTGACAGTGACCAACTGAGAGTAAACAGCGAAGCTGATCCCCTTACAACTAAATGAGGAGTTGCCGAAGAACTTAtctgaagcaaactggaaaggtgaaaaaactcgctaagtgggtgcctcatgaactgactgaaaatttaaaaaactgtcatttagaagtgtcatcttctcttattctatgcgaCAACAATGAACTATTTCTTGATCGGATTGTGACGTGTGAccaaaagtggattttatacgacAATTGGTTATGACCAGCTCAGTagctggaccaagaagaagctccaaagcacttcccaaagccaaacttgcagcaaaaaaaggtcatggtcaccgtttggtggtctgctgcctgtctgaatcccggtgaaaccattacatctgagacaaacgctcagcaaattgatgagatgcaccgAAAAGTGCAACGTCTGCAGCTGGCACCGGTCAAAAGAAAGGGCCCATTCTTCTCCACAACAACGCCTGACCACACGTTGCACAAGCAAGGCTTCAGAAGTTGACTGAACTGGGCtgcgaagttttgcctcatctaccatattcacctgacttcTTGAAAACCAACTACctcttcttcaagcatcttgacaactttctgcaggaaaaatgcttccacaaccaggaggaggcagaaaatgcttcccAAGAGTTTGTCGAATCCCAAAGCatagatttttatgctacaggaatcaacaaacttatttctcattggcaaaaatgtgttgattgtaatggttcctattttgattaataaagattgtgtttgagcctagttataatgatttaacaTTCGCAGTCCAAAACTGCATTTGCACCAACTTAAATAATGTATGAACTGGGTATTAGCAACATCTCCATTcattagatgaggaaactgtggatTAATGTAATTTTGCCCAAGATTGTAAATCTAGCAAGTGTTAGGGCTGAAAATTGAACCTTGACCTGTCTAATTCCAAagcccttatttatttattttttaattagaggataaaaACTTTACAATAcagtgatggtttttgccatacgtcaacatgaattggccataggtatacatacggcccctcccttttgaaccccactcccacctccctccccatcccactcctctaggttgtcagaggGCACTGGCTCTGGCTTCCCTGCGTCATAGAGCAAACCCCCTAAATAGATAGATGGCTATCTATTTCATACACGGTACTGTATATGTTCCAGTGCTACTCTCTCCAaccatcctaccctctccttccctggctgtgtccaaaagtctgttctttacatgcgtctcctttgctgtcctgcAAGTAAGATCagcagtactatctttctagattccatatatatgcattaatatatgacatttgtctttctctttctgacttacttcactctgtataataggctcgaggttcatacacctcattagaactgaaagtccttatttatttttaaaatcacatccaCTGTTTTTGTATCACTCTAAGGTTTAAGTCAGTCATAGTTGTTTTTCCTCcttaaagagaaaagggaagcaaTCCAACATCTATCACTCTTTTGCTCAAGAAATTACCTTTTTTGTCGTCTACTAGGATAGGATAAAACACTCAATGAATTCAGATTTACAATGATATGTACTTAGTACATATAGTACttattttcttaagtattttCACTTAAGAAAATATGTATCTTTCAGAATTCATACCCCGAATTTTAGGTTCAAAATGGGGAATTGGTTCCccagagcagaaaaaggaaaaacttcaTTACCTTTTTTGTAAATTCGTTTTCTAGTTCTGGGCTAGAGGAAGTAGGAGGCCAAAGAATGCTTGGGGCGATGCACACTGCTAAATTAAATGCGGTCATCTGGTTGGATGAAGAATGTTGCTCAATGTTGTGTAATAACCCAAAAAGATACCTTAGGAGAAGAACATTGGCTCTCGGAAGCTGGTCTAACAGCCTAAAGACAGAAAATGCACTCTGTAAGCAAACATTTCATAGAAaacctgcactgacaggcagtcCTCACTTTCACAGTTCAGACGTGCAGGACTGTTAACACGGCACATGCGAAGGGAGGACTGCCTgtgaagaggagagagggagcactggagatttattatttattttgcaatccaatgaaaatgtaaaagaatgcaaaaaagtaaTTCATAAAAAGATGCTGTCTGAAATATTTACCTGAAACTGTTACAAAGTATCTTAAGCAAACCCTATAACATTCCAGAATATTCTCAACCAAAACCCCCAAAAAGCTTTCTAATGAAATTAAACAGTTGCATTTAATATGTAACTCCTTTACTTACTAATATGTAGCTCCTTTACTTCCAAGAAGCAACACAGGATTCTGTCTCTTGGTAAAAACCTAAACTTCAGCCATGAGACTCCCAGGTCCATTCTGCTCCGGCAGCTCTCAAGGTCAATTTTGCCCTGCATCTTTCTATCTCACTGACATTACTCGCACATATAATACAagcttataatatttttttctaatgttcCTATTTTGTAATTGATAAAGGATTTTAAATGATCATTCACttgaaatgatttttattgtCAGACAGAAAACAGATACAAATGTTGATAGTCATGGTGGTTGCTTTTTTCCAACAAGAATCTGTAACCTGGGGGAGAAAACTGGGTACTTGGACTCCTGTTGTATAACAATAGAAAGGCGTTTCTTCAGCACTATGGACTGACAATGAGAACAGTTTTGAAGGGACAAATTATGAAAGATATGGAAATGAATCAAAGGATTCCTGGATGTATTCAATGGAAAGTAAGGTACTGTTATCACACTCTGGGGTATCTGGGTCATAGGGGTTGAGTTATTTGACTCTGTAAACTGTAGATTACTGATAGCAGTGCACTTAACACTTGCCTGTAGACTCAAAAATCTTATCTGGTAGAGAGATAAATGGTTTATTTGCACATACAGTGCCCCACTCACCGCGTCCCATGCCCTAGCAGTAAAAGCCAGTTTTGCATctatttataaattcatttcaGCATTTCTGATTTAATTATGTAAGTTGTGATAGTTTGAAATCTCTTTTGACTTTGCAGTAATATCTTACTAGTTCtctaatgttttaaataaaacctCTCACATGTgcttattttgtattt
Protein-coding regions in this window:
- the ARHGAP20 gene encoding rho GTPase-activating protein 20 isoform X3 — encoded protein: MKTLAERRRSAPSLILDKALQKRPSTKESPSASLDTCAFLSSFVCSSRTLLIDGRVELKRGLQRQERHLFLFNDLFVVAKIKYNNNFKIKNKIKLSDMWTASCVDEVGEGNTNAMKSFVLGWPTVNFVATFSSPEQKDKWLSLLQRYINLEKEKDYPKSIPLKIFAKDIGNCAYSKTITVTNSDTANEVINMSLPMLGITGSEKEYQLWVNSGKEEAPYPLIGHEYPYGIKMSHLRDTALLTQGSKDSPTPSNFQEPFLMEQLPREMQCQFILKPSRLAVTQQLSDSGQKTFKRRRSIINWAFWRGSSIHLDNLPVSPTSPIPGQLFGVSLPDICENDNLPKAVLDMLLFLNQKGPLTKGIFRQSANVKSCRELKEKLNSGAEVQLDCESIFVIASVLKDFLRNIPGSIFSSDLYDHWVCVMDQGNDEEKINAVQRLLDQLPRANVLLLRYLFGLLHNIEQHSSSNQMTAFNLAVCIAPSILWPPTSSSPELENEFTKKVSLLIQFLIENCCRIFGEEITSLLGEVSVRCDTRENASDISCFQLNDSSYDSLENELNDDVDAPCRDLVKKLGQGSRSMDSVLTLSDYDLDQPEVEGLLTLSDFDLGHSKDEDIQMGQPLESKPVDTAVYTKVPRAQAASGASTPSRLSTAAADAPKGLRRHRRCSEPSIDYLDSKLSYLREFYQKKLRKSSCDAILSKKDESHLNQNQPLQEVGKTCFKKSLVTGIDSKKNAASKNVKKKSLSDNEGSHVKLFPKSKPVAISVASYSHMSSCDHPRSQPFDMDASEYSPPHTADTLKSSRRQRRCSEPSIDDQHCRLTYLRGIYPKKQQKASYEASLLHGEEDYLKRHKSLQMEGQKLINQSLVMGIEVGKSSATNQNVEKVLPPSLNLCSRTSYSSLSSPGTSPSGSSVSSQDSAFSQISEHSVFTPTETSSPIDCTFQRKQAELSSDFSSSGLISGIPGPSSGQASGRLAYTKKDSVEWHSHMHSVTLHPSTWLKSGVASLKNWSLKKKARAPRPEENKVGSLKGPTDPPAHASGVPEAIILQERQKDVPQRAAEGLGAVQTARWYSSYPSQDSEKYCSSLFSLVEDRLGLHMKSPEEGKDSGQCSPGMLPQRRSSPGSLTVDDASSPDSGPPVVCDAEDRHLAKDM
- the ARHGAP20 gene encoding rho GTPase-activating protein 20 isoform X2 codes for the protein MGLKMKTLAERRRSAPSLILDKALQKRPSTKESPSASLDTCAFLSSFVCSSRTLLIDGRVELKRGLQRQERHLFLFNDLFVVAKIKYNNNFKIKNKIKLSDMWTASCVDEVGEGNTNAMKSFVLGWPTVNFVATFSSPEQKDKWLSLLQRYINLEKEKDYPKSIPLKIFAKDIGNCAYSKTITVTNSDTANEVINMSLPMLGITGSEKEYQLWVNSGKEEAPYPLIGHEYPYGIKMSHLRDTALLTQGSKDSPTPSNFQEPFLMEQLPREMQCQFILKPSRLAVTQQLSDSGQKTFKRRRSIINWAFWRGSSIHLDNLPVSPTSPIPGQLFGVSLPDICENDNLPKAVLDMLLFLNQKGPLTKGIFRQSANVKSCRELKEKLNSGAEVQLDCESIFVIASVLKDFLRNIPGSIFSSDLYDHWVCVMDQGNDEEKINAVQRLLDQLPRANVLLLRYLFGLLHNIEQHSSSNQMTAFNLAVCIAPSILWPPTSSSPELENEFTKKVSLLIQFLIENCCRIFGEEITSLLGEVSVRCDTRENASDISCFQLNDSSYDSLENELNDDVDAPCRDLVKKLGQGSRSMDSVLTLSDYDLDQPEVEGLLTLSDFDLGHSKDEDIQMGQPLESKPVDTAVYTKVPRAQAASGASTPSRLSTAAADAPKGLRRHRRCSEPSIDYLDSKLSYLREFYQKKLRKSSCDAILSKKDESHLNQNQPLQEVGKTCFKKSLVTGIDSKKNAASKNVKKKSLSDNEGSHVKLFPKSKPVAISVASYSHMSSCDHPRSQPFDMDASEYSPPHTADTLKSSRRQRRCSEPSIDDQHCRLTYLRGIYPKKQQKASYEASLLHGEEDYLKRHKSLQMEGQKLINQSLVMGIEVGKSSATNQNVEKVLPPSLNLCSRTSYSSLSSPGTSPSGSSVSSQDSAFSQISEHSVFTPTETSSPIDCTFQRKQAELSSDFSSSGLISGIPGPSSGQASGRLAYTKKDSVEWHSHMHSVTLHPSTWLKSGVASLKNWSLKKKARAPRPEENKVGSLKGPTDPPAHASGVPEAIILQERQKDVPQRAAEGLGAVQTARWYSSYPSQDSEKYCSSLFSLVEDRLGLHMKSPEEGKDSGQCSPGMLPQRRSSPGSLTVDDASSPDSGPPVVCDAEDRHLAKDM
- the ARHGAP20 gene encoding rho GTPase-activating protein 20 isoform X1, with translation MEAMSPQQETLGGQPGRSSSLTGVSRIAGGPGTKKKMKTLAERRRSAPSLILDKALQKRPSTKESPSASLDTCAFLSSFVCSSRTLLIDGRVELKRGLQRQERHLFLFNDLFVVAKIKYNNNFKIKNKIKLSDMWTASCVDEVGEGNTNAMKSFVLGWPTVNFVATFSSPEQKDKWLSLLQRYINLEKEKDYPKSIPLKIFAKDIGNCAYSKTITVTNSDTANEVINMSLPMLGITGSEKEYQLWVNSGKEEAPYPLIGHEYPYGIKMSHLRDTALLTQGSKDSPTPSNFQEPFLMEQLPREMQCQFILKPSRLAVTQQLSDSGQKTFKRRRSIINWAFWRGSSIHLDNLPVSPTSPIPGQLFGVSLPDICENDNLPKAVLDMLLFLNQKGPLTKGIFRQSANVKSCRELKEKLNSGAEVQLDCESIFVIASVLKDFLRNIPGSIFSSDLYDHWVCVMDQGNDEEKINAVQRLLDQLPRANVLLLRYLFGLLHNIEQHSSSNQMTAFNLAVCIAPSILWPPTSSSPELENEFTKKVSLLIQFLIENCCRIFGEEITSLLGEVSVRCDTRENASDISCFQLNDSSYDSLENELNDDVDAPCRDLVKKLGQGSRSMDSVLTLSDYDLDQPEVEGLLTLSDFDLGHSKDEDIQMGQPLESKPVDTAVYTKVPRAQAASGASTPSRLSTAAADAPKGLRRHRRCSEPSIDYLDSKLSYLREFYQKKLRKSSCDAILSKKDESHLNQNQPLQEVGKTCFKKSLVTGIDSKKNAASKNVKKKSLSDNEGSHVKLFPKSKPVAISVASYSHMSSCDHPRSQPFDMDASEYSPPHTADTLKSSRRQRRCSEPSIDDQHCRLTYLRGIYPKKQQKASYEASLLHGEEDYLKRHKSLQMEGQKLINQSLVMGIEVGKSSATNQNVEKVLPPSLNLCSRTSYSSLSSPGTSPSGSSVSSQDSAFSQISEHSVFTPTETSSPIDCTFQRKQAELSSDFSSSGLISGIPGPSSGQASGRLAYTKKDSVEWHSHMHSVTLHPSTWLKSGVASLKNWSLKKKARAPRPEENKVGSLKGPTDPPAHASGVPEAIILQERQKDVPQRAAEGLGAVQTARWYSSYPSQDSEKYCSSLFSLVEDRLGLHMKSPEEGKDSGQCSPGMLPQRRSSPGSLTVDDASSPDSGPPVVCDAEDRHLAKDM